The window GATATGGACTGGGTAAGGCAGATTCTCGGCCGCGTAAAGCGAGCGGGCTACCGCGCGCTTTGTCTCACGGTGGACACGGCCTATTACGGCCGCCGGGAACGGCAGATGAGGGGCCGCTGGCTGCCTCCGAGCCGCCGCCTTTCCGGCTACGAGTACCGGGCAAGGCTTACGTGGGAAACGATGGACGTCATCAAGGAGATCGGGGAATTGCCGTTCATTCTGAAGGGTGTGGCCACCGCCGAGGATGCGGCCATCGCCGTCGAGCACGGAGTCGATGCGATCTACGTTTCCAATCACGGGGGACGGCAGCTCGATCACGGCCGGGCCACGATCGAGATGCTTCCCGAGATCGTCGCGGCCGCGGGCGGGAAGGCGGAGATCGTGCTCGACGGTGGAATCGTTCGCGGGACCGACGTGTTGAAGGCGATCGCTCTCGGCGCCAAGGCGGTCGCGATCGGCAAGCTGCAGGGCTGGGGGCTCGGCGCGGCGGGGCAGGCCGGCCTGGTGAGGGTTCTTGAGCTGCTGGAGGACGAACTGAAGGTAGCAATGGGCCTTCTGGGAGTTACCCGTCTGAACCAGCTCGACCGATCGTTCCTGTCGGAGGCCAAGTCTCCCGCGGTGCCCCACGAGATGAGCGCGTTTCCCCATCTGCCGGGAGGCCGGCTGCTCTGACCGCCGTCGCCGGGGGGATCCGGGGCGCCTGCAGTGCGCCTTTGTACCCGGTTGACATCGGCCTTCAAATTCTATACGGGGGAGTTCAGGCTCTCGTTCTTCCGTTAGGGTTACAACCACAGGTTCGAGCAAAGGAGGGAAGCAATGGCGAGGTATTTGGTCATTGAGTCGCGGGATCCTTTCGACAGCTCGGACTCCGCCTATCTTTCCGAGCTCGTTCGAGGCATCGCCGCGCGGGGAAACCCGACGACGCTGTTCCTCATCCAGAACGGCGTGCTGCCGGCGCGCAAAGGCGCCAAGCCCGGTGACGCGCTGGCGGCGCTGATCCGTTCGAAGGTCGAAGTCCTGGCCGACGATTTCTCGCTGAAAGAGCGGGCGATCACCCAGCTTGTCGACGGCGTGAAACCCGCCGACATCGGACGGCTGGTGGATATGCTCATGGAGCCGGGCACGAAGGTGATCTGGCACTGAAGGGAGGACGTATGCCATCCGGTAAGACGCTCACGGTCGCTATCATGGATGCGCCCTACGAGTCCGCGAATTCCACCACCGCGATGCGGATCATCGACGCGGCGCTGAAGAAGGGCCACAACGTCAACGTCTTCGCTTACGAGGGAGCGGTCAATCTGACGATGAAGGCCCAGGCGGCGCATCCCAATCCCGTAAAAGGAACCACCGTCGAGCAGGAGCAGCATCCGACCACGAAGGATTGGGTCAGCGCGCTCTTCAAGCTGGCCAGCGAAAAGGGCGTCAGGCTCGACTGGGTCAATTGCGGTCTGTGCGTCGACGAGCGCGGCGCGGGCGACTGGATCGAGGGGCCGCGGCGGGGCGGGCCCAAAGATCTGCTGGACGCCTCCAACACGAGCGACGCGACGTTGATCATCCCGACCAAGTAGGAGAGCTGCCATGCCGAAGATTCTGAACGTTGTGGAGACGGCCTACCGAGCAACGATCGAGGAGCAGGACGACACCGTGCTCTGGCTCAGCCACATGTTGAAGAACAGCGGGGCGGACATCGCCGTCTTGCTCAGGGCCAACGCCGTGAACTATGCGGCGAAGGGTCAGGACGCGAGCGGCCTGGCTTTCGGGGCCGCGCGCATGGCACGCGGCCCTGAAATCGATAAGGACGTCGCAAACTTGCTGGCCAAGGGCGTGCCGGTTTACCTCGTCGAAGAAGATGCCGTGGAGCGCGGCCTGGTGGAC is drawn from Candidatus Zixiibacteriota bacterium and contains these coding sequences:
- a CDS encoding alpha-hydroxy acid oxidase, producing MMGADFVSNQEIIVEARRRLDQNAWNYLSGGAESETTMLRNRLGFDRIALRPRVLADVSTVDTSTEFLGHRLRIPVLLAPIGSLQTLTPEGGAAVAKAAAEFGTVNFVSSVTQPSLEEISAASPSPKVFQLYVQGDMDWVRQILGRVKRAGYRALCLTVDTAYYGRRERQMRGRWLPPSRRLSGYEYRARLTWETMDVIKEIGELPFILKGVATAEDAAIAVEHGVDAIYVSNHGGRQLDHGRATIEMLPEIVAAAGGKAEIVLDGGIVRGTDVLKAIALGAKAVAIGKLQGWGLGAAGQAGLVRVLELLEDELKVAMGLLGVTRLNQLDRSFLSEAKSPAVPHEMSAFPHLPGGRLL
- a CDS encoding DsrE family protein, which translates into the protein MARYLVIESRDPFDSSDSAYLSELVRGIAARGNPTTLFLIQNGVLPARKGAKPGDALAALIRSKVEVLADDFSLKERAITQLVDGVKPADIGRLVDMLMEPGTKVIWH
- a CDS encoding DsrE family protein produces the protein MPSGKTLTVAIMDAPYESANSTTAMRIIDAALKKGHNVNVFAYEGAVNLTMKAQAAHPNPVKGTTVEQEQHPTTKDWVSALFKLASEKGVRLDWVNCGLCVDERGAGDWIEGPRRGGPKDLLDASNTSDATLIIPTK
- a CDS encoding DsrE family protein; amino-acid sequence: MPKILNVVETAYRATIEEQDDTVLWLSHMLKNSGADIAVLLRANAVNYAAKGQDASGLAFGAARMARGPEIDKDVANLLAKGVPVYLVEEDAVERGLVDGQLLDGVKKIKKQSVPELLDQHDQVWHW